From the genome of Moritella sp. F3, one region includes:
- a CDS encoding energy-coupling factor ABC transporter ATP-binding protein encodes MSQITIQAEDISIRFKDRLLFHIPHLKFGPQEAIYLTGGNGVGKTTLLKILSGLQSPTTGTVNLQHQGWFERLFKSNGKNGVIYMHQTPYMFDGSVLDNVCYGLKFALKGRQEQRSEAITALRMVGLETLANEHISVLSGGERQRVAMARAWVLKPSVLLMDESSASMDKESIERQVVLAKDLLERGSTLVITSHQQNALTALCRRQWCISNSKLIERADLQLIKKEKDNYAFG; translated from the coding sequence ATGTCGCAAATTACTATTCAAGCAGAAGATATCTCGATCCGCTTTAAAGATCGGCTGCTTTTTCACATACCTCATCTTAAGTTCGGCCCGCAAGAAGCTATCTATCTCACCGGCGGTAACGGCGTGGGTAAAACCACCCTGCTAAAAATATTATCCGGTTTACAAAGCCCAACCACTGGTACTGTTAACCTCCAGCACCAAGGCTGGTTTGAACGATTATTTAAAAGTAATGGCAAAAATGGCGTTATCTATATGCACCAAACACCGTATATGTTTGATGGCAGCGTATTGGATAATGTCTGTTATGGTTTAAAATTCGCCCTAAAAGGCCGCCAAGAACAACGAAGTGAAGCGATAACTGCGCTACGTATGGTAGGGTTAGAGACCTTAGCTAATGAACATATTTCGGTATTGTCAGGTGGCGAACGCCAGCGGGTGGCGATGGCAAGAGCCTGGGTACTAAAACCCAGCGTGCTATTAATGGATGAATCAAGTGCGAGTATGGATAAAGAATCCATCGAACGCCAAGTGGTGTTAGCTAAAGATTTGCTCGAGCGCGGCTCAACACTCGTCATCACCAGCCACCAGCAAAACGCCCTGACCGCACTTTGTCGCCGTCAATGGTGCATTAGCAATAGCAAACTAATCGAACGAGCAGATTTACAGCTCATTAAAAAAGAGAAGGATAACTATGCTTTCGGCTGA
- a CDS encoding ABC transporter permease, with amino-acid sequence MNIWQTTQDAVQLLFSGDMALWGIVGVSFSVSLLAITLVLVPALVIAFALAYGKFPGRWLILSLFNTCQSIPTVVIGLLLYMMLSRAGPLGDWQMLFTQKAMILGQMMVCFPILVSMMHAAFQNSDRRAWETALTLGASLPRALLSLMWECRFPLLAAIIAAFSRIITEVGCSMMVGGNILNSTRNIPTAIALESSKGAFAQGVALGMVLLILALGLNFLLSIARGKAHLRTN; translated from the coding sequence ATGAACATTTGGCAAACGACTCAAGACGCAGTACAACTTCTCTTCAGTGGCGATATGGCACTGTGGGGGATTGTGGGGGTGTCATTTTCAGTGTCTTTGCTGGCGATCACCTTGGTACTCGTGCCAGCATTAGTGATCGCCTTTGCCCTCGCCTACGGAAAATTCCCTGGGCGTTGGTTAATACTATCCTTATTTAATACCTGCCAATCTATCCCAACCGTGGTGATTGGCTTGTTACTTTACATGATGCTGTCTCGCGCCGGTCCGTTAGGTGATTGGCAAATGCTATTCACGCAAAAAGCGATGATTTTGGGACAAATGATGGTGTGCTTTCCCATTTTAGTATCAATGATGCACGCTGCATTTCAAAACAGTGATCGCCGCGCTTGGGAAACTGCACTGACATTAGGGGCGAGTTTACCCCGCGCATTGTTAAGCTTAATGTGGGAGTGTCGATTCCCACTACTTGCAGCCATTATCGCCGCCTTTAGCCGTATTATTACCGAAGTGGGCTGCTCTATGATGGTCGGCGGTAATATTCTCAATTCGACACGTAATATCCCTACAGCAATCGCCCTTGAAAGTTCAAAAGGCGCATTTGCACAAGGGGTGGCCCTAGGCATGGTGTTATTAATCTTAGCCCTAGGACTTAATTTCTTATTATCTATCGCCCGTGGTAAAGCCCACTTGCGTACCAATTAG
- a CDS encoding bifunctional molybdopterin-guanine dinucleotide biosynthesis adaptor protein MobB/molybdopterin molybdotransferase MoeA, giving the protein MSKIYASLPLLGFAAFSGTGKTTLLEAMLPKLVARGIRVAVIKHAHHDFDIDQPGKDSHRLRKAGASQMLISSRCRRALVTETPAEEATLPHLITQLDQTQLDLILVEGFKKLSFPKIELHRSEVGKPWLHPTDNNIIAVAANVAVPAPESTQPSLPLLDINNLEQITDFVVSFIQGEIDTNAAVKPQGLQCGDLTPQGMLSVAEGRERILGHIVPIEQTQTVELKSALGQIVACDILSPVNVPQHTNSAMDGYAIRGDDLAREDYTVVAHVMAGHSYDLPLEKGQAVRIMTGAAVPESADTVVMREQAVQTDCTVNNVIKSTVHFDLSMAAIHQGQNVRQAGEDLALGQTAVAANSKITAPELGMIASLGINQVSVKRPVRVAIFSTGDEVQHPGEAQKNNCIYDSNRYTLHAMLTQVGCEVIDLGIIEDSETALAATLQQGSAQADLILSSGGVSVGDADYIKTVLDKLGQINFWRINMRPGRPLAFGHIDTTPFFGLPGNPVAVMVVFLQFVEPAIRKLQGMDNWQPQVFNAVATEKFRSRPNRTEYTRGIFGFDANGRLTVKSTGQQGSGILRSMSEANCLVEVLPEQANAEIGDLVRVVPLQGRV; this is encoded by the coding sequence ATGAGTAAAATCTACGCGTCACTGCCTTTACTTGGCTTTGCAGCCTTCAGTGGTACAGGTAAAACAACACTACTTGAAGCCATGTTACCTAAGCTAGTCGCGCGTGGTATTCGTGTTGCCGTGATTAAACATGCACACCATGACTTTGATATTGACCAACCAGGCAAAGACAGTCACCGCTTGCGTAAAGCAGGTGCAAGTCAAATGTTGATTTCATCACGTTGTCGCCGTGCATTAGTCACCGAAACGCCAGCTGAAGAAGCAACATTACCGCATTTAATCACGCAGTTAGATCAAACTCAGCTCGACCTTATTTTGGTTGAAGGCTTTAAAAAACTCAGTTTCCCTAAGATTGAATTACACCGCAGCGAAGTGGGTAAGCCTTGGCTGCACCCAACAGACAATAACATTATTGCTGTTGCAGCAAATGTAGCGGTTCCCGCACCGGAATCGACACAACCGTCACTCCCCCTACTCGATATTAACAATCTTGAGCAGATCACCGATTTTGTGGTGAGTTTTATCCAAGGTGAAATCGATACCAATGCTGCCGTAAAACCACAAGGTTTGCAGTGTGGTGATTTAACACCACAAGGCATGTTATCTGTTGCCGAAGGTCGTGAGCGCATTCTTGGTCATATTGTACCAATTGAGCAAACGCAGACTGTTGAGTTAAAATCAGCTTTGGGTCAAATTGTCGCATGTGACATTTTATCACCTGTCAATGTACCGCAACACACCAATTCAGCAATGGATGGTTATGCCATTCGCGGTGATGATTTAGCACGTGAAGACTATACGGTCGTTGCTCATGTGATGGCTGGTCACAGCTACGACTTACCGCTCGAAAAAGGCCAAGCAGTACGCATCATGACAGGTGCAGCTGTACCAGAGAGTGCTGATACTGTAGTCATGCGTGAGCAAGCTGTGCAAACAGACTGCACTGTAAATAATGTGATAAAAAGTACGGTACACTTTGATTTGAGCATGGCAGCCATTCATCAAGGCCAGAATGTACGTCAAGCAGGTGAGGATTTAGCACTAGGCCAAACGGCTGTCGCTGCGAATAGTAAGATCACAGCGCCAGAGCTAGGCATGATAGCATCGCTCGGGATCAATCAAGTCTCCGTAAAAAGACCGGTACGCGTAGCGATATTCTCCACTGGTGATGAAGTTCAGCATCCGGGTGAAGCGCAAAAGAATAACTGTATCTACGATTCCAACCGCTACACCTTACACGCGATGTTAACCCAAGTCGGTTGCGAGGTGATTGACTTAGGCATTATCGAAGACAGTGAGACAGCATTAGCAGCGACTCTGCAACAAGGCAGCGCACAAGCTGATTTGATTTTATCTTCTGGTGGTGTATCGGTTGGCGATGCTGATTACATTAAGACTGTATTAGACAAACTCGGACAAATTAACTTTTGGCGAATCAATATGCGTCCAGGTCGTCCCCTTGCCTTTGGCCACATAGATACAACGCCATTTTTCGGCTTACCGGGTAACCCCGTGGCTGTGATGGTGGTATTTTTACAATTTGTCGAACCTGCGATCCGTAAGTTGCAAGGCATGGATAATTGGCAGCCACAAGTATTCAATGCAGTGGCAACAGAAAAATTCCGCTCTCGCCCTAATCGCACTGAGTATACCCGTGGTATTTTTGGGTTTGATGCAAATGGTCGTTTAACAGTAAAAAGTACCGGACAGCAAGGCTCAGGCATCTTACGCTCGATGAGTGAAGCGAATTGTTTAGTTGAAGTATTACCTGAACAGGCAAATGCAGAAATTGGTGATTTGGTGCGTGTAGTGCCACTACAAGGTCGTGTTTAA
- a CDS encoding lipid A deacylase LpxR family protein: MKYKIFQPIYWLLTIITSANVTASESPTVTFSIDNDTILGVDQDYSNGIFGSYTSGKINTPTILTPLSLSIWGGTSLDKIEFTLGHKIWTPADIKIVDPIANDRPYAGYLYSEFNFISRHQQQAQRFNLTVGTTGTDSFSEQAQKLVHSITGSEEPKGWEYQVDDGIVGSIGYLTHFNLSRNTLSNNAWFDNDWFDSYLLEKAEFEITSISEVNIGNFRSDVATGMMLRWGHDLGANMGAANISTEQPFRPGMIGASDSACFVFTGIEGRYRFNDITIEGERPNIITPNDYQLTLENGQFSIVFGAVWYNKHGGLSIAVAAKTPDYEEAQTALYGNAAISLFAFL; encoded by the coding sequence ATGAAATATAAAATATTCCAGCCAATATACTGGCTATTAACAATAATAACCTCAGCCAACGTAACAGCATCCGAATCACCTACGGTGACATTTTCGATAGACAACGATACTATTTTGGGCGTTGATCAAGACTACAGCAATGGCATTTTTGGCTCTTATACGTCAGGAAAAATTAACACACCGACGATACTCACGCCTTTAAGCTTATCCATATGGGGTGGCACGTCTTTAGATAAGATTGAGTTTACGCTCGGCCATAAAATATGGACTCCAGCAGACATTAAAATAGTCGATCCAATCGCCAATGACAGGCCTTATGCGGGTTACCTGTATAGTGAATTTAATTTTATCAGTCGCCATCAACAACAAGCCCAACGATTTAACCTCACCGTCGGTACAACAGGTACAGATTCATTCTCAGAGCAAGCCCAAAAGCTTGTTCACAGCATCACAGGATCCGAAGAACCCAAGGGTTGGGAATATCAAGTTGACGATGGCATTGTCGGCAGTATTGGTTACCTCACTCATTTTAACCTGAGCCGTAATACGCTATCGAATAACGCATGGTTTGATAACGATTGGTTTGATAGTTATTTATTAGAGAAGGCGGAGTTTGAAATAACGAGTATTAGCGAAGTGAATATCGGTAACTTTAGAAGTGATGTTGCTACCGGAATGATGTTGCGCTGGGGGCACGATCTTGGTGCCAATATGGGCGCTGCAAATATCTCTACCGAACAACCATTTCGCCCAGGCATGATAGGGGCGTCCGATTCTGCTTGCTTTGTATTTACCGGTATTGAGGGACGCTATCGGTTTAACGACATTACGATTGAAGGGGAGCGGCCTAATATCATCACCCCTAACGATTATCAATTAACACTTGAAAATGGGCAGTTTAGCATCGTATTCGGCGCAGTTTGGTATAACAAACATGGCGGTCTGAGTATCGCCGTAGCAGCTAAAACGCCAGACTATGAAGAAGCTCAGACCGCGTTATACGGGAATGCGGCAATTTCCCTATTTGCTTTTTTATAA
- a CDS encoding substrate-binding domain-containing protein, giving the protein MTVKPMTFIQTSLALLALATTAGVHAADDMKIRLATTTSTYHSGLLDFLLPEFKKDTGYTVDVLAAGTGKSLRMGQNGDVDLVMTHAAKAEAKFVDAGYGVLPRKLMYNDFVLVGPKADPAKINADKDVVKALAGIASYNATFISRGDDSGTNKKELGLWAQTKMEPTFTGYKAVGQGMGPTLNMASELQAYTLTDRGTWLAYQNKLDLKIVVQGDKRLFNPYQVILVNPSRYPSINYQGAKIFSDWLVNPKAQTMINSYKRGGEQLFVANAKS; this is encoded by the coding sequence ATGACTGTAAAACCGATGACATTTATCCAAACATCACTCGCGCTATTAGCACTTGCAACAACAGCAGGTGTTCATGCCGCTGACGACATGAAGATCCGTTTGGCTACGACCACCAGTACTTATCATTCAGGGCTACTTGACTTCTTATTACCAGAATTCAAAAAAGACACAGGTTATACCGTTGATGTTCTTGCTGCTGGTACCGGTAAATCCCTACGTATGGGTCAAAATGGCGATGTTGATTTAGTCATGACACACGCAGCAAAAGCAGAAGCTAAATTTGTTGATGCTGGTTACGGCGTGCTACCACGCAAACTCATGTATAACGACTTTGTATTGGTTGGACCAAAAGCAGATCCGGCTAAAATCAATGCCGATAAAGATGTTGTGAAAGCACTCGCCGGCATCGCCTCTTACAATGCAACGTTCATCTCGCGTGGTGATGACTCAGGCACGAACAAGAAAGAATTAGGCCTGTGGGCACAAACTAAAATGGAACCGACCTTTACAGGCTACAAAGCCGTAGGCCAAGGCATGGGACCAACACTCAACATGGCGTCTGAACTGCAAGCGTATACATTAACAGACCGTGGCACTTGGTTAGCTTACCAAAACAAACTCGACCTGAAGATTGTAGTACAAGGCGACAAACGTTTATTCAACCCGTACCAAGTTATCTTAGTTAACCCAAGCCGTTACCCAAGCATCAACTATCAAGGCGCGAAGATCTTCAGTGATTGGTTAGTTAACCCGAAAGCACAAACAATGATTAACAGCTATAAACGTGGTGGCGAGCAATTATTTGTTGCCAATGCCAAGTCTTAA
- a CDS encoding sigma-54 dependent transcriptional regulator produces MSEFTSSPSWAAVSVLVVDDEPGMRAILKKALSKKFAQVDTAGSIEEGEELRKRCHFDLLIVDINLPGRSGIEWHEAFDPQTRRSDVIFMTGYADLDTAVKALRAGASDFILKPFNLEQMMQSVSRCIERRLVERQNFALQRDIERTFPIDIIGDAAKTLSMKKLITQIAPSMAAVLVEGESGTGKELVARALHQLSLRNGPFVPLNCGSIAPDLLESELFGHIQGAFTGAKKSREGLFRVANGGTLFLDEIGEMPLAMQSSLLRVLEQKAIRPVGGEREIPVDVRIVAATNRNLKEEVDAGRFRQDLYYRLNVLTVDLPPLRDRVEDIPALAHHFTLKLSNDLGMKGVSWTHEDIQAMQAYDWPGNIRELRNLMERCILLGKPPAEYWRELQGETEPLPRSAIGTFDQARMDEANLTSPCHCSSVVDGDEEQYCYPTAWTLKQVEKAHIMQVVDSHEGNKSAAARKLGVARKTLERKYKEWVDEAAL; encoded by the coding sequence ATGTCTGAATTTACGTCTTCTCCCTCTTGGGCTGCTGTCTCTGTACTTGTTGTTGATGATGAGCCGGGTATGCGCGCGATCTTAAAGAAAGCCTTAAGCAAAAAATTTGCGCAAGTTGATACCGCTGGCAGCATTGAAGAAGGTGAAGAGTTGCGTAAGCGTTGCCATTTTGATTTATTGATTGTCGATATCAATTTACCGGGTCGTTCGGGTATTGAGTGGCATGAAGCATTTGATCCGCAAACGCGCCGCAGCGATGTTATTTTCATGACTGGCTACGCCGATTTAGATACTGCGGTTAAAGCCTTACGTGCAGGCGCATCGGATTTTATTTTAAAACCGTTTAATCTTGAACAAATGATGCAATCGGTGAGTCGTTGTATCGAACGCCGTTTAGTTGAACGCCAGAACTTTGCTTTGCAACGCGATATTGAACGCACTTTTCCGATTGATATTATTGGTGATGCAGCTAAAACCTTGTCGATGAAAAAACTGATCACGCAAATTGCACCTTCGATGGCGGCAGTATTGGTGGAAGGGGAATCTGGTACAGGTAAAGAATTAGTGGCGCGTGCGTTACATCAATTGAGCTTACGTAATGGTCCTTTTGTGCCGTTAAATTGCGGCTCTATTGCCCCAGACTTATTAGAAAGTGAATTATTTGGTCATATTCAAGGTGCATTTACTGGCGCGAAGAAAAGTCGAGAAGGGCTGTTTCGTGTTGCCAATGGTGGTACTTTATTTCTTGATGAAATTGGGGAAATGCCATTGGCCATGCAGTCTTCGCTATTACGGGTATTAGAACAAAAAGCCATAAGACCTGTGGGGGGAGAGCGCGAAATCCCCGTCGATGTACGTATTGTTGCGGCGACTAACCGTAATTTAAAAGAAGAAGTTGACGCCGGACGTTTTCGTCAAGATTTGTACTATCGTTTAAATGTATTAACGGTCGATCTACCGCCACTGCGTGATCGTGTTGAAGATATTCCGGCATTAGCACATCATTTCACCCTTAAATTATCGAATGACTTGGGGATGAAGGGCGTGAGTTGGACACACGAAGATATACAAGCCATGCAAGCCTATGATTGGCCGGGTAATATTCGTGAATTACGTAATTTGATGGAACGCTGTATTTTATTGGGTAAACCGCCAGCTGAATATTGGCGAGAGCTGCAAGGTGAGACCGAACCGTTACCAAGGTCGGCTATTGGCACATTTGATCAAGCGCGTATGGATGAAGCTAATTTGACGAGCCCTTGTCACTGCTCATCTGTCGTCGATGGTGATGAAGAACAGTATTGTTATCCTACTGCATGGACATTAAAACAAGTCGAAAAAGCCCATATCATGCAGGTTGTTGATTCTCATGAAGGCAATAAATCAGCAGCGGCGCGTAAGCTTGGCGTGGCACGTAAAACGTTAGAGCGTAAATATAAAGAATGGGTGGATGAAGCTGCCTTATGA
- a CDS encoding HAMP domain-containing sensor histidine kinase — protein MNMKQFILLWIKRFRTMVRYRLLVLTSVPIILTLFALFALTMYWTVTYTWQNALMNVKADLAVAHNSIELLQKEQRMQLKSLTTSYDFQHLLRTDKAKLAAWVKQQAEDNELDFVVLHPASALASFPLVSQKLLLTGQSQAFFQVLNNKKLLALNDKLAINAQIPLLGENKLESNGLVSRNLLPIFDDNNKLQWIIDGGMLLNNSTLLVDRIRELVYTDGSLPAGSIGTVTLFMDDIRVSTNVPLDSEGLNGRAIGTRVSEEVKQQVLIDGLDWTGRAFVYDNWYISAYEPLRDHDGNVIGMLYTGYLEWPLVETFLTNIAEFSVGIIAVLLLSGGLVYRGARDLFRPIEKIHNVVRVVPLGLNRRIGDLGLCKDHELAALGQQFDSMLDQLQQRNDLIKQASAELEDKVRTRTQSLHDKTQELEQYIKLLNQTRSKLIMSEKLAALGELTAGIAHEINNPTAVILGNVELLQLELGDDSQRVTEELEAIHEQIDRIRNITRSLLQYSRQGGVQDEVTWQHLNHIVKESLTLVRSGTKSANVQVESQLDAKCCVEANRHQLLQVLVNLQMNGVHAMDDQGLLKIKTEDWLDDQGHTIGAAVHISDHGCGISEDNLARIFDPFFTTRRSGTGLGLSVSQSIISEVGGKITVQSEVGVGSTFSIYLLEKAVVHNDLLVPVEVY, from the coding sequence ATGAACATGAAACAATTTATACTGTTATGGATTAAACGCTTTCGGACTATGGTGCGTTATCGTTTGTTGGTACTGACCTCAGTACCGATCATTCTGACGTTATTTGCACTGTTCGCACTGACGATGTATTGGACGGTGACTTATACCTGGCAAAATGCATTAATGAATGTCAAAGCCGATCTCGCGGTGGCGCATAATAGTATTGAATTATTGCAAAAAGAACAGCGTATGCAGCTTAAATCGCTGACTACGTCGTACGATTTTCAGCATTTATTACGCACAGACAAAGCTAAGTTAGCTGCCTGGGTAAAACAACAAGCAGAAGATAATGAATTAGATTTTGTCGTCTTACATCCCGCATCGGCATTAGCGAGCTTTCCTCTCGTTAGCCAAAAACTACTGTTAACAGGTCAATCACAGGCGTTTTTTCAAGTATTAAACAATAAGAAACTGCTCGCGTTAAATGACAAACTAGCGATTAATGCTCAAATCCCCTTATTAGGTGAAAATAAGCTAGAGTCGAATGGCTTGGTGAGTCGTAATTTATTGCCGATCTTTGATGATAATAATAAGCTCCAGTGGATTATTGATGGTGGTATGTTGCTGAACAACAGCACGTTACTTGTCGATCGTATCCGAGAACTTGTTTACACCGATGGGTCATTACCGGCTGGTAGTATTGGTACGGTAACGCTGTTTATGGATGATATTCGTGTGAGTACCAATGTACCATTAGACAGTGAAGGGCTTAATGGTCGTGCGATTGGTACACGTGTATCAGAAGAGGTCAAACAGCAAGTTCTTATCGATGGGTTAGATTGGACTGGCCGTGCGTTTGTTTATGATAATTGGTACATATCGGCGTATGAACCGCTACGAGATCATGACGGTAATGTCATTGGTATGCTGTATACCGGTTATTTAGAGTGGCCCTTAGTTGAGACTTTTTTAACGAATATTGCTGAATTTAGTGTCGGTATTATTGCGGTGCTATTACTTTCTGGTGGGCTGGTATATCGTGGTGCGCGAGATTTATTTAGGCCGATAGAAAAGATCCACAATGTGGTTCGAGTGGTGCCGCTAGGGCTAAATCGACGCATTGGTGATCTGGGGTTATGTAAAGATCATGAATTAGCTGCGCTTGGTCAGCAATTTGATTCCATGTTAGATCAATTGCAACAACGTAATGATTTGATTAAACAAGCCTCTGCGGAGCTAGAAGATAAAGTACGTACGCGAACTCAAAGCTTGCATGATAAAACCCAAGAGTTAGAGCAGTACATTAAGTTGTTAAACCAAACTCGCAGCAAGCTGATTATGAGTGAAAAACTCGCTGCGCTGGGGGAACTCACCGCTGGTATTGCCCATGAAATTAATAATCCGACGGCCGTGATTTTAGGTAATGTCGAATTGTTGCAACTCGAGCTCGGTGACGATAGCCAACGCGTAACGGAAGAGCTTGAAGCGATACATGAACAAATTGATCGTATCCGTAATATTACCCGCAGTTTATTGCAGTACAGCCGTCAAGGTGGAGTGCAAGATGAAGTGACTTGGCAGCATTTAAATCATATCGTCAAGGAAAGTCTGACGTTAGTGCGTTCTGGTACGAAGTCAGCCAACGTACAAGTCGAATCACAATTAGATGCTAAATGTTGTGTGGAAGCAAATCGTCATCAATTATTGCAAGTGCTGGTTAATTTACAGATGAACGGTGTGCATGCCATGGATGATCAAGGTCTGCTGAAAATTAAAACGGAAGATTGGCTTGATGATCAAGGTCATACTATCGGTGCGGCTGTGCACATTAGCGATCATGGTTGTGGTATTAGCGAAGATAATTTAGCGCGCATTTTTGACCCATTTTTTACCACGCGTCGTAGCGGTACAGGTTTAGGCTTGTCGGTGAGTCAGAGTATTATTAGTGAAGTTGGCGGTAAGATCACGGTGCAATCTGAGGTCGGTGTCGGTTCAACGTTTTCTATTTATTTACTTGAAAAAGCGGTGGTACATAATGACCTATTAGTGCCTGTTGAAGTTTACTAG
- the mobA gene encoding molybdenum cofactor guanylyltransferase MobA → MLSAEQTSWVILAGGQASRMGGNDKGLVQLAGKAMIEHVIDTLAPQTAEIAINANRNQDDYSQYGAVFGDKLQGYPGPLGGMHAAILHLADAEWIGFVPCDCPQLPHDLVARMAAACQADTDILVAHDGEHIQPVVTLLHRRILPKLEAFLDNGDRKIILLYRQCNMLTVDFSDQPNAFVNLNTPVELAQFGQQ, encoded by the coding sequence ATGCTTTCGGCTGAACAAACAAGTTGGGTAATTTTAGCAGGCGGGCAAGCAAGCCGCATGGGTGGCAATGATAAAGGCTTAGTTCAATTAGCGGGTAAAGCCATGATTGAACATGTTATCGATACCTTAGCACCACAGACAGCTGAAATTGCAATTAACGCCAATCGCAACCAGGACGACTATAGCCAATACGGTGCGGTGTTTGGCGATAAATTACAGGGTTATCCGGGACCACTCGGTGGCATGCATGCTGCGATTTTACATTTAGCAGACGCAGAGTGGATTGGCTTTGTACCTTGTGATTGTCCACAACTACCTCATGATTTAGTCGCGCGTATGGCCGCAGCTTGCCAAGCCGATACCGACATCCTCGTTGCCCATGATGGTGAACATATTCAACCCGTAGTAACGCTATTACATCGCCGTATTTTACCTAAATTAGAAGCTTTTTTAGATAATGGTGATCGTAAAATCATCCTATTATATCGTCAATGTAATATGCTTACAGTGGACTTTAGCGATCAGCCAAATGCCTTCGTTAATTTAAATACCCCTGTAGAACTAGCCCAATTTGGACAACAATAA